A window from Candidatus Omnitrophota bacterium encodes these proteins:
- a CDS encoding beta-ketoacyl-[acyl-carrier-protein] synthase family protein, whose protein sequence is MEKIAITGIGVVSPSGIGKRQFWANLKSGRSFIKEITRFDASLYAAHIAGQIDDLEKYSHISERLLKKIDAFSHMALVASEMALQDAGIDIKNEDPNLVGIFLGNAIGGWLYAETELRDLYLEGREGVSPYMASAWFPAAPQGQVSIYYGIKGFSKTVVSDRASSSMALGYARKVLAKNKLNMILAGGMEAPVTPYALLCCNTYGALSKNNHNPQGAYRPFDKQRNGFVIGEGAGIVVMESVRRAQKRGANILGAICGYGTTCDGVDRINCASDGKELARAINMALSDAKVNPEEIGYISLDGLAVDLWDNSEIKALKMVFGDNLKNIPLSCPKSMFGNLLGASGVLDMIIALLTMKHSLVAPTLNLEVPALNNLNYVAKKAREYKVNKSLIISRGRGGINAVLVVEKN, encoded by the coding sequence ATGGAAAAAATCGCAATTACCGGTATTGGAGTTGTCAGTCCTTCGGGTATCGGAAAGCGGCAGTTTTGGGCAAACCTTAAAAGCGGTCGTTCATTTATTAAAGAGATTACCCGTTTTGACGCTTCACTATACGCTGCGCATATCGCCGGACAGATTGATGATTTGGAAAAATACAGCCATATCTCCGAAAGGCTTTTAAAAAAAATCGATGCTTTTTCGCATATGGCGCTGGTTGCTTCGGAGATGGCCCTGCAGGATGCCGGGATCGATATTAAAAATGAGGATCCCAATCTTGTGGGGATTTTTTTGGGCAACGCTATCGGCGGCTGGCTCTATGCCGAAACTGAATTAAGGGATTTATATTTAGAGGGCCGGGAAGGTGTTTCACCTTATATGGCCTCTGCCTGGTTTCCCGCCGCTCCCCAGGGACAGGTCTCCATTTATTATGGAATAAAAGGTTTTAGTAAGACCGTGGTCAGCGACCGGGCCAGTTCTTCGATGGCTTTAGGGTACGCCCGGAAAGTTTTAGCGAAAAATAAACTGAATATGATTTTGGCAGGCGGTATGGAGGCTCCGGTTACCCCTTATGCCTTATTATGCTGTAATACCTATGGGGCGCTATCCAAAAATAATCATAATCCCCAGGGGGCGTACCGGCCATTTGATAAACAGCGCAATGGTTTTGTAATCGGCGAGGGCGCCGGAATTGTAGTCATGGAAAGTGTCCGGCGCGCCCAAAAAAGAGGCGCAAATATCTTGGGGGCAATCTGCGGATACGGCACGACTTGCGACGGGGTGGACAGGATCAATTGTGCCAGCGACGGAAAAGAGCTGGCGCGGGCAATTAATATGGCGCTTAGTGACGCCAAGGTAAATCCCGAAGAGATCGGTTATATTAGTTTAGATGGTTTAGCAGTTGATCTCTGGGATAATTCTGAAATCAAAGCTTTAAAGATGGTTTTCGGGGATAATTTAAAGAATATTCCGTTGAGTTGCCCCAAATCCATGTTTGGAAATTTGCTTGGAGCATCGGGTGTGCTGGATATGATTATCGCGCTTTTAACTATGAAGCATAGTTTAGTCGCCCCGACTTTAAATTTAGAGGTTCCGGCTTTAAATAATTTAAATTATGTGGCCAAGAAAGCCAGGGAATATAAAGTAAACAAGTCTTTGATCATCTCGCGCGGCCGCGGCGGGATTAATGCGGTTTTAGTAGTTGAAAAAAACTAG
- a CDS encoding cyclase family protein, which translates to MKIIDLSLPIDEKAFEVHKVDIQRITHKAGVDKFNRVIMGKTILGKIKYALGARIIKKEQLPDEEFLSLEIVHAPVHTGTHLDYSFHYGSKSENRPAKTADEIPLEYCYQDGVKLDFRHKKPNEVIKAEDIESALKKMNYQLKPLDIVLLHTAADKLYGGPKYFSDYPGVDPSAIDYLLDKGIKIFGVDTMGIDRPYRFMLKEFLETGDPKTFYPAHFYGRKREFIHIERLANLEKIPDFGFKIICFPIRIKNTGAAWARVVATI; encoded by the coding sequence ATGAAGATAATTGACTTAAGCCTGCCTATCGATGAAAAGGCTTTTGAAGTGCACAAGGTTGATATCCAGCGGATCACCCATAAAGCCGGCGTGGATAAATTTAACCGGGTGATTATGGGCAAGACTATTTTAGGTAAAATAAAATACGCCTTAGGCGCCCGCATCATCAAAAAAGAGCAGCTGCCTGATGAAGAATTTCTCTCCCTGGAAATTGTGCATGCTCCGGTGCATACCGGCACGCACTTGGATTACTCCTTTCATTATGGATCAAAATCAGAAAATCGCCCTGCCAAGACCGCGGATGAAATCCCGTTGGAATATTGTTACCAGGATGGGGTTAAACTTGACTTCCGGCATAAAAAACCCAATGAAGTAATCAAGGCGGAGGATATCGAAAGCGCCCTAAAGAAGATGAATTATCAACTTAAGCCTTTAGATATTGTCTTATTGCATACTGCCGCGGATAAGCTTTATGGCGGGCCAAAATATTTTTCAGATTACCCCGGGGTTGATCCCTCGGCTATTGATTATCTTCTGGATAAAGGAATTAAAATCTTTGGCGTAGACACGATGGGGATTGACCGGCCATACCGGTTTATGCTCAAGGAATTCCTGGAAACAGGGGATCCTAAAACTTTTTATCCGGCGCATTTCTATGGCCGCAAAAGAGAGTTTATTCATATCGAGCGCCTGGCGAACCTGGAAAAAATACCGGATTTTGGTTTTAAGATTATTTGTTTCCCTATACGTATAAAAAATACCGGGGCCGCTTGGGCCAGGGTAGTTGCTACTATTTAA
- a CDS encoding SRPBCC family protein — translation MGHTCNSIIIKAPYDLVFDISNDIPRWTQLFGSEYKKAEILKKEANKITFRLTDDENKSWASWRLLYKNNFFTYSERYEPKFPFNYMKIIWLYTPKPEGVELTWIQHFQMDEKAKFSDEQVEGFINKHSKENLLIFKKVIEESAK, via the coding sequence ATGGGACATACATGTAATTCAATAATTATTAAAGCGCCATATGATTTGGTTTTTGATATTTCCAATGACATCCCGCGCTGGACGCAGTTATTCGGCAGTGAATATAAAAAAGCCGAGATCCTAAAAAAAGAAGCCAACAAAATCACTTTTCGCCTTACCGACGACGAAAATAAATCCTGGGCCTCCTGGAGATTATTATACAAGAATAATTTTTTCACTTATTCGGAACGTTATGAGCCAAAATTCCCTTTTAATTATATGAAGATTATCTGGCTCTATACGCCAAAGCCTGAAGGAGTGGAGCTTACCTGGATCCAGCATTTTCAGATGGATGAGAAGGCCAAGTTTAGCGATGAGCAGGTGGAAGGTTTTATCAATAAACATTCCAAAGAGAACTTATTGATTTTTAAGAAGGTCATTGAAGAATCAGCCAAGTAA
- a CDS encoding phosphopantetheine-binding protein has product MDIKVRVKEVLAGLLKVKIDELKDEVSLINSIGVDSTEMVESVIALEKSFGVKLSPKEITKNSTINDIVNNIQSKSVK; this is encoded by the coding sequence ATGGATATAAAAGTAAGAGTTAAAGAAGTCTTAGCCGGATTGTTAAAAGTTAAAATTGACGAATTGAAGGATGAAGTGTCTTTGATCAATAGTATCGGCGTAGATTCTACCGAGATGGTGGAGTCGGTAATTGCCCTGGAAAAATCATTCGGGGTCAAGCTTAGCCCTAAGGAGATTACCAAGAATTCGACGATTAACGATATCGTAAATAATATCCAGTCAAAATCGGTAAAATGA
- a CDS encoding radical SAM protein: MKILFVMPRVGAWATHGIHRSPNQLYAHWAAYVRERGYEDVAVIDGRALEIPMDQLVEQVKAKNPDVVVMGEQLHGYGGYGVLRHFKEAAINIKKALPKTKIILGGLWYSAMPVPTLEENPAVDFVVMGEEESFGDLIEAIDKKKNFKDVGGVTSRVDGQIVMGPHKPLMEDLDKLPLPAYDLFPMDKYVGHTYWKPFVDMVTSRGCPSACTFCYEWDQFDPRSPSDFLKWRAKSPERVMEEMNLLHRKYGVKVAVIQDDNFNVDPKRVQKFCELKKASNNPIKWVSLGRAIDWVNCESILPLMKENGLFMGVFGIEVTTQSELKRIAKGITIDQIKKTIEILRKNDIAIVADIMMGFDYDTEAIVKQRFEFTDQVDPDILWVGYVTPAPNSPMWRIALKKNWIDPKKVDFSQWDFLHPVIPTDHLSTEDLGRLGSWCMREFFSKPGRINRIMESNFDPLAKLCFQDVMAGVGKWEAAATKGEVQI, from the coding sequence ATGAAGATATTATTTGTTATGCCCAGGGTCGGCGCATGGGCAACGCACGGCATACACCGGTCACCAAACCAGCTTTACGCGCACTGGGCTGCGTATGTGCGGGAGAGGGGTTATGAAGATGTCGCGGTCATCGACGGAAGAGCACTGGAAATACCCATGGACCAGCTGGTGGAGCAGGTAAAGGCAAAAAACCCGGATGTCGTGGTTATGGGCGAGCAATTGCACGGTTATGGCGGCTACGGCGTATTACGGCATTTTAAAGAGGCAGCGATCAACATTAAAAAAGCGCTGCCTAAAACAAAAATAATTCTCGGCGGGTTATGGTATTCGGCGATGCCGGTGCCGACATTAGAAGAGAACCCTGCGGTTGACTTTGTGGTTATGGGGGAAGAGGAATCTTTTGGAGATTTGATCGAAGCCATCGATAAAAAGAAAAATTTTAAGGATGTTGGCGGGGTAACTTCGCGGGTTGACGGACAAATCGTCATGGGCCCGCATAAGCCGCTGATGGAAGATCTAGACAAGCTTCCTTTACCGGCCTATGACTTATTTCCGATGGATAAATATGTCGGCCACACTTATTGGAAACCATTTGTGGATATGGTTACTTCGCGGGGCTGCCCTTCAGCATGCACCTTTTGTTATGAATGGGACCAGTTTGATCCGCGTTCGCCTTCGGATTTCTTGAAATGGCGGGCTAAATCTCCGGAAAGAGTTATGGAAGAGATGAATCTTCTGCATAGAAAATACGGGGTTAAAGTCGCGGTTATCCAGGACGATAATTTTAATGTCGACCCCAAAAGAGTGCAGAAATTTTGTGAACTTAAAAAAGCATCGAATAATCCAATTAAATGGGTATCTTTGGGCCGGGCTATTGATTGGGTTAATTGCGAATCGATCTTGCCCCTGATGAAAGAAAATGGTTTATTCATGGGTGTTTTTGGCATCGAGGTGACAACTCAGTCAGAGCTCAAGCGAATCGCTAAAGGTATTACTATCGACCAGATTAAGAAAACCATCGAGATCTTGCGTAAAAATGATATCGCGATTGTCGCGGATATCATGATGGGTTTTGATTATGATACCGAGGCCATTGTTAAGCAGCGTTTTGAGTTTACGGATCAGGTTGATCCGGATATCCTTTGGGTAGGCTATGTTACTCCCGCCCCAAATTCGCCGATGTGGAGAATTGCTTTAAAGAAAAACTGGATCGATCCCAAAAAGGTAGATTTTAGCCAATGGGATTTTCTCCATCCGGTAATCCCCACGGATCATCTATCCACAGAAGACCTTGGCCGTTTGGGTTCCTGGTGCATGCGTGAATTTTTCTCTAAGCCGGGGAGGATAAACAGGATTATGGAAAGTAATTTTGACCCGTTGGCCAAACTTTGCTTTCAGGATGTTATGGCTGGGGTAGGTAAATGGGAAGCAGCCGCGACCAAGGGCGAAGTGCAGATATAA